A window of the Miscanthus floridulus cultivar M001 chromosome 14, ASM1932011v1, whole genome shotgun sequence genome harbors these coding sequences:
- the LOC136503510 gene encoding uncharacterized protein produces the protein MIAAATNHARPTHSIPHGARIPTPRAPPPSPTSQHSRAGSSEPRRSMVEVHVSNGNFEQAKVYAHVELEHPVHSPFLFIRAAMELCYGAPCFNMVVGPRGVGVMVFDTLETRERIVGMSPILHDDNAITLEKHEEADDRFISDYSIYAEIAAVGFPFEHWEEEFVVPVLAAIGNVCYLDPKCKEKVDLTTMRVVVRLNHASEIPDRLLVRNHSGPASLPFIYPIRIWSETGSLITISLTTRSPAFPSLVADEDAAEAADALHLLSIGDTGSNPGQHDLGEPVPPGAPSAVFTFGAGTDEEHESSAHKRRARRKRAVDCTRKLRRSTRLAEKERSDFEDPSDRASRVQAARVDFSGASRLL, from the exons ATGATCGCGGCTGCCACCAACCATGCTCGTCCCACCCACTCCATCCCCCACGGCGCTCGCATTCCCACTCCGCGTGCGCCGCCTCCTTCTCCTACCTCCCAGCACTCTAGGGCTGGGTCCTCCGAGCCTAGGCGCTCCATGGTGGAAGTCCACGTCAGCAACGGCAACTTCGAGCAGGCCAAGGTGTACGCCCACGTTGAGCTGGAGCACCCAGTTCATAGCCCGTTCCTCTTCATCCGTGCGGCCATGGAGCTGTGCTATGGCGCCCCCTGCTTCAACATGGTGGTGGGCCCCCGTGGAGTGGGGGTCATGGTATTTGACACCCTGGAGACCCGCGAGCGCATCGTCGGCATGTCGCCCATCCTCCATGACGACAACGCGATCACCCTCGAGAAGCATGAGGAGGCAGACGACCGCTTCATCTCCGACTACTCCATCTACGCCGAGATCGCAGCTGTCGGGTTCCCCTTCGAACACTGGGAGGAAGAGTTCGTTGTCCCCGTGTTAGCTGCGATCGGGAACGTCTGCTACTTGGACCCAAAGTGCAAGGAGAAGGTCGACCTCACCACCATGCGCGTCGTTGTCAGGCTCAACCACGCCAGCGAGATCCCTGATCGCCTCCTGGTCCGCAATCACAGCGGTCCTGCCTCCCTCCCCTTCATCTACCCCATTCGCATCTGGTCCGAGACAGGGTCACTGATCACGATTTCGCTAACTACTCGTTCACCCGCGTTCCCCTCCTTG GTGGCTGATGAAGATGCTGCGGAGGCAGCGGACGCTCTTCACCTCCTTTCGATCGGGGACACTGGCTCCAATCCTGGGCAGCATGATCTGGGAGAACCTGTCCCTCCTGGCGCCCCCAGCGCTGTCTTCACCTTCGGTGCTGGCACTGACGAGGAGCATGAGAGCTCTGCGCACAAGCGGCGTGCTCGCCGCAAACGTGCTGTGGACTGCACGCGCAAGCTGAGGCGCAGCACCAGGCTGGCGGAGAAGGAGCGCTCCGACTTCGAAGATCCCTCTGATCGTGCCTCTCGCGTTCAGGCCGCCCGTGTCGACTTTTCTGGTGCGTCCCGCCTGTTATAa